A genomic region of Epinephelus moara isolate mb chromosome 23, YSFRI_EMoa_1.0, whole genome shotgun sequence contains the following coding sequences:
- the LOC126385267 gene encoding forkhead box protein M1-like: MTMGRSPRRPLILRRRKLPFQQNDPPAAEPQSQADASTFKEPPKSAASQSFPDGICIMDHPSKSDTQVVVIPKTADLQGVSGALTAKGKECGVQGPNEFILLSGNGGLDGGCSCQAAADGDDASTAGQPVEAEAMFSSPDAKPLTGIKALNKELECGPLDDSLTNIQWLGQMNMCTIKPDPAKKTTNKENQTPSQLQTLQVPNPQFDADAVQQPMPERPPYSYKAMIQFAINSRKTGRVTLKEIYMWIEDHFPYFREVAKPGWKVTQSDAPAVVMYPQKNKDLKVEVKEEPVWVPIKFETPKAPPKRQASSSRRKQRLVPSQHEEPILLCLDNTFFDSGVASDTSTFQDSRDTEPDEPQQGQQSPDRDYSFKTPIKSSSHLTSSTPSKPPSQVLPEPWKVTPVGKESQNVLDFSPFRTPGGPAVTRRHDYTTFNFNSTPFEELPLFNSPRELLTSAPSRVTGLTDSPIEYHRGSCSNELLQAPANLLVTEGLALDTMNVSLSEILVNISFTGLDGEDLDMASISWSDVISQL, translated from the exons ATGACCATGGGACGGAGCCCGAGGAGACCCCTGATCCTCAGAAGAAGAAAGTTGCCTTTCCAGCAAAATGATCCTCCAGCAGCCGAGCCGCAGAGCCAAGCTGATGCTTCAACCTTCAAAGAACCTCCAAAATCAGCTGCCAGTCAGAGCTTCCCTGATGGCATCTGCATTATGGATCACCCCTCCAAGTCTGACACACAGGTGGTCGTCATCCCCAAAACAGCAGATCTTCAAGGTGTCAGCGGGGCCCTCACGGCCAAAGGCAAAGAGTGTGGTGTCCAGGGGCCAAACGAGTTCATCCTTCTGAGTGGGAATGGCGGCCTGGATGGTGGATGTTCATGTCAGGCTGCTGCTGACGGGGATGACGCCTCCACAGCTGGACAACCAGTGGAAGCAGAAGCTATGTTCAGCTCCCCAGATGCTAAACCTCTCACTGGAATTAAAGCAT TGAATAAGGAACTGGAGTGTGGCCCTTTAGATGACAGCCTCACCAATATTCAGTGGCTGGGCCAAATGAACATGTGCACCATCAAACCAGATCCTGCCAAGAAGACGaccaacaaggagaaccaaacACCCTCACAGTTACAGACTCTTCAG GTGCCAAACCCACAGTTTGATGCAGATGCTGTCCAGCAGCCCATGCCAGAGAGGCCACCATACTCCTACAAGGCCATGATCCAGTTTGCAATCAACAGCCGAAAGACCGGGAGGGTGACCCTGAAAGAGATTTACATGTGGATCGAGGACCACTTCCCTTACTTCAGAGAGGTGGCCAAACCAGGATGGAAG GTGACGCAAAGTGACGCCCCAGCTGTGGTAATGTATCCTCAGAAGAATAAAGACCTCAAGGTGGAGGTGAAGGAGGAGCCGGTATGGGTCCCCATTAAATTCGAGACTCCCAAAGCCCCCCCAAAGAGACAAGCCAGCAGCTCCCGACGCAAACAGCGCCTGGTTCCCTCTCAGCACGAGGAGCCCATCCTCCTGTGCCTTGACAATACTTTCTTTGACTCTGGCGTAGCCTCTGACACCTCAACTTTCCAAGACTCGCGAGACACCGAGCCGGACGAGCCCCAGCAGGGGCAGCAAAGCCCCGATCGGGACTACTCCTTCAAGACTCCCATAAAAAGTAGCAGCCACCTGACCTCCTCCACGCCTAGTAAGCCTCCCTCTCAGGTCTTACCCGAGCCGTGGAAAGTGACCCCTGTGGGCAAAGAGAGCCAAAACGTACTGGACTTCAGCCCCTTTCGCACACCAGGCGGCCCCGCGGTCACGCGGCGGCATGACTACACCACCTTCAACTTCAACAGCACTCCCTTTGAAGAGTTGCCTCTGTTTAACTCCCCCAGAGAGCTGCTCACGTCCGCTCCCTCCAGAGTGACCGGACTGACAGACTCTCCCATCGAGTATCACAGAGGCAGCTGCTCCAATGAGCTGCTTCAGGCACCCGCTAACCTCTTGGTCACAGAGGGCCTGGCCCTGGATACAATGAACGTCAGCCTGAGTGAGATTCTCGTGAACATTAGCTTCACTGGTCTGGATGGTGAGGACTTGGATATGGCCAGTATCAGCTGGTCTGACGTCATCTCTCAGTTATAG
- the LOC126385240 gene encoding uncharacterized protein LOC126385240 — translation MDATFRSCPRPYRQCFTILGNHHGFVLPLVHVLMEHRTIGHDRQVLQAVKVAIRRVTHHNWRPQLVVYNFENSLKTALETDFPQAMVGGCYFHFNQSLWRKIQELRLAVPYNQDCTLAQVICKLMTLGYLPLALVQVNFKTLVNGRRCRRLVRHYAAMEEFITYVTNTYIHPGSTFPPVMWNVLERDMDQRTNNHVKYVCEPCSSCLLCCYWCPWPSQSSSQWLASSSWACLCTRTPGTLGKASLSL, via the exons ATGGATGCCACCTTTAGGAGTTGCCCTCGACCATACAGACAGTGTTTTACCATATTGGGAAACCATCATGGCTTTGTACTGCCTCTTGTTCATGTGCTTATGGAGCACAGAACCATTGGACACGACAGGCAAGTACTTCAAGCTGTCAAAGTGGCCATCCGACGAGTAACCCACCACAATTGGCGCCCTCAACTTGTCGTCTACAACTTTGAAAATTCCCTGAAGACAGCACTGGAAACGGACTTCCCTCAAGCCATGGTTGGAGgttgttattttcatttcaaccaaTCCCTGTGGAGGAAGATCCAAGAGCTCAGATTGGCTGTTCCCTACAACCAAGACTGCACTCTTGCTCAGGTCATCTGCAAACTCATGACACTGGGTTACCTACCGCTTGCTCTGGTTCAGGTGAACTTTAAAACACTTGTCAATGGCAGACGCTGTAGACGTCTTGTGAGACACTACGCTGCAATGGAAGAGTTCATCACCTACGTGACGAACACATACATCCACCCTGGATCCACCTTTCCACCAGTTATGTGGAATGTCCTCGAGAGGGACATGGACCAAAGAACGAACAACCATGTCAAAT ACGTTTGCGAACCATGCTCTTCATGCCTGCTGTGCTGTTACTG GTGCCCCTGGCCATCGCAGTCATCTTCACAGTGGTTAGCTTCTTCATCGTGGGCCTGTCTCTGTACTCGTACCCCTGGAACACTGGGCAAAGCTTCGCTCTCACTCTGA